The sequence below is a genomic window from Lodderomyces elongisporus chromosome 2, complete sequence.
TGCAGATTGAGAATAACAGGTTACATGAGTCGGATGAGAACACGGTAGAGCTTCGACTATTACCAAATCAAGAAGACTCATCAAGCTTGAGTAATCCACTCTTTCGTGAAATGAACGGCGGAGCATTAGATATTTACCATGCCATGAACACTTGTTCTGCAATGCACCCTGACCCggatgatgaaaatgaagaagaagaagaacattCTGAGTTACCTCTAGCGATTCCAAGCAATTGGCTAGAGAAAGAATTTATCGCAAATTCCGGGCAAGCTGACGACTTGAATGATTATGAGATCAGAGACGGGCATGCAGGTATGAGTGTAGGCATCGGATACGGCCCTATAGCTGGTATCAAGCGAGATGCGGGTGGTGATGAACGGGCGGGTAGTGGGCTTccaaataaaagaaatcgAACTCTCCAATGAAATCACAAAGCGTATAAatactatatatatatgtatacatatattaattttattgcatgtatatatataattgtAACTGTATtcttaaatatatattattgCATAAGCACTTCTTTCGTATAGCTATTCTATAGCCACCTTTAAAGCTATAAAATAATCCATTCAAAActtcaaaacaaagaaaaaacaaaaatggagAGCTAAAACATTAAAACATTTGCgctgccaaaaaaaaaaaacctatTATACAAGATAACCCTATCAGTTTAGTGACGGATTTAATTCACCCTAGAGGGCTCTCAATGACTACCCACGATGAGAAAGCAGCTCTCTGTAATCATTTCAACAAGCTAGCCCAGGGTCGTATTATTGCCTACGACAACCATGCGTTCTGGGCCCAATTCTGGAGGCTCCCGTCAAGACTCTCTGCACAGGATATAAATGAAGTACTTAAAGAGCCACTAGAGCATGTAAGGGAACATAATGTGACAAACTTGATTACATTTGTACGGGCAATAAGTATAGAGCTTATTAGGATTTCAAAACTAGAGTCATGGCGAGATGGAGATATTCAAACCGTACTTGTATGCATTCGACTATTAGTCCGAGTACTTCCTAGAATATTTGAGATGGAAACTTATCACATTGGATTTGAGCCACGAATATGGAAACAAGAGTTTGAGCCATCGCAGTTGGACTCCTTGGATACCAACTTGCATGAAAATGAAGTAACTGGTGATTTAGCAACAAACTTGTTGATGAGCTTGTTAGATTTGCTATTCACAAAGGGATTCACAATAAGTCTGCacaccaaaagaaaaggcgGGGTCAATCTAACGGTTTGGGAACCGGGTATAGCATATAACGGAAAATTTCTGACACCTAATTTAATTATCGACAGCAATAGAGCAGAAGTATTGAAGCTAATTACAGTTTTATGCTCCTCTAGTTTATATGTGTCACCAGTCGATGTTGTATCAACGGGAAATAAGTTTCTTACTACATTGGTGGCCATAACGCCCAAAGTGAAATTGTTGACATTATTTGCTTCGTTGACTAATTTAGTGTGCAGGTCCACTTCCAGTACAgacaattttcttttttgggaTTGCCATGCATTCACTGAAATTCGACATTTATTAGTAACCCATGCTTTCCAGTTGTTAAACTTGATGGTTGTTTACTCAACACCCGTTGGTAAACGGAATATGGTCAGATTGTATATGGGCAAGATGCACAAGGATCACGAAATTCGATACATGTTGTCTTCCATGATGAATATACTCCAAGCAACAGCGGGATTTGTGAAAAAGAACGGAAAGCTGTTGTGGGCATACGAAGCCGTGGTTTTTATGTGGGAATTGACGCAGTGCAATAAACCATTTAGAGACCTACTCAAAAAAACTCATATTTCAGAGCTCCTGGTAATCTTGTTGTATTTCACAACACtaaaagatcaaaaacaattggtGCAGGTGAGCTCGTACTATTTACTCTACTTGACCTCAAAAGAACCGCTCACCAATGAGTTGCTAAAGCCAATATCCTCTACATTGTACGAGCACTTacccaacaatttcaaactATCAGTAACTCCCATCACCACACGAGATTTTCTTGTTGGCCAATTATGTACAATCTTGCTCAATACTGCTATTTATCAGTCAATGCAGCGACCTTCGCAGTTGGTCCACACCTTGGTTGAAATACTTTACAACTTGATCACACCGGTGTCAGATAATCCCAATGTCACTATTGACCCTACAAAGAGATTAAACAACCCGAATCCTAATGGAGGATTATCATACCAAGCATCGTCATTGGTGACTCAATTGATTGGCCATTTGTCAAGAAGGAATTTTTTGCTCGAAAAGGCATACCATTTGGACTGGGTGGCCTTGATTGTGCGAGCAGTGTGTGCTGCTCTTACTAGGTATCCACTGCCCTCAcgaatgttgttgttatgtattttgaaaaatgagaATTTGTATCAAGAATTGTGGAATACTGTATCGAATTTGCAAGACTTGTTCATTAAAGGTGACGCATTTGAGAAGATAGAAGAGGAGGATGAAAGCaatggtggtgctggtgctggcgTCAGTGCTGGCgatggtgctggtgctggtgttgaCGTTAGTGCTGGCGTTAGTTCTGGTATTGGTGTTGGCAGTGTGCTGCCGCGAAATGTAATAGATGCAGCGCCGATTATATCCGAAGCTGAAAGTATTGAGGCATCTCTACGTCCAGTACCGCCACCCGGTATGACAGAAAAGGCAAGATCAAAATTGAGAAAGAATAGCTCAGTAAGCAAGGCATGGCCAGGAAGGGAATATTTGGCCCTTATTTTATTCACGATTCTTCCATATCTCAAATCGCAAATAAAATCAGTGTGGCCACCGGCGCCAGGTCATGTACCCGATAGTTTTGATCTCGTAAACCGGATTggaaaaattaattttcaaaatgcCTACGAGGATAAAAATTATAACCTTGGACTTTGTTTGGATGATCCCATGGACCTGCTTCTACTACAATTCAAATGGAATCTAATATCACTAGGATGGTATGAGTCTTTATTATTTGAAAGAATATATAATGCCAATAATAATGTGAGGCTATACCTTGGCTTCACAAGTAACCAATTAGTTCAAAACTTGTCCAAATCTATTGCCTCAATGAGCAAGTTTACATCTTGGAactttttaaaagaaaaagctgGTGATGAAGAAACGGAGCAATGGGTGAACGCGGCTTTGACCACAATAAACATCTGGGAAAGTACCGAAATCAAACTTTTCAAGGTGGAAACAAGTTTAAGTTTTTTCGCCAATTTCAATCTTCTTGGGTCTAATTCACCTAAAAATAATGACATGACACGTCGATTTAACGAGTTGCGAATGAGTAGCGGAGGTTTATCAAATATTTCTCCGGCAAGTTCTGCTCTCAACACGCCAGTcgaagagaaagagggaTTTTTCGCAAGTAGAGCAGGAAGAAACTCGGTTACAAGTTTACAATCAATAAATTCCATGAACCGGTCTAGAAGTCATACACGAGCATCAATTAGTCAATTTTCTACATAGACAATTactactttttctttaaaaaaaacaatagtaTTCGTAtttatgttttgtttttattctttttttttttttgcttctatTTTTGGTCTATTACCTTATCATTCTTTGTTTCCCTATACTCTACTTCGTCCTTTtactactttttttatcGTGAagtttaattattttttccctttccttttctttcctttcctttattattattacaattattattttgacAAGACCTCttaccttcttcttccttttgttACCAACTCGAatccatcatcatcaacgaTTGGTTGATTACGCAGGCTGGGCTCTGTGTCCACCTCCATTGCATCACCAGAGCTATGTATATGTTGGCGTTgctcctcttcctcttcctcttcctcttcctcgtcatcatcgtcatcggaATCTGGATTATTAGgatcttcttcaactttcACCGGTGCTgaacttttattttgtccTTTCTCCAACCATTTTGCATATAATTCATCGATCAAGTTGTACCTTCGCTCAGCAACTTCTTTGTAAAACTTCATCACCAATGCAGCAATTTCTAAAGCAGAATCATTATCGACTTCAGTGTCAAATTCATCCACCATGGCATAAAGCAAAGTTTCCTCTATTAATTGTACATCAACGGCCTTGGATTCCGTGAACAAGTCAATTACTATACCACTGATCCAGTCTCTTTTTTCAGCCGAGTTGGCTCCACCCCATGAATTTTCCACTGCGGTTGCTAACTCATCCCACTTGTAGACTGCCATGCATACACCTAACTCGAATTTTGCCTGTTGTGTCtcattttcaaacttgAGTGTACCGTGTTCGACTTCAACAAACTCAGTAGTGTCTATTGATGTCATTATTGGTGGAGCTATATGTGATTGTGGctgttgttactgttactgttactgttgttgttgttgcgattactgttactgttgttgttgttgcgaTTACTGTTACTATTACTGTTGCAAGCTTACGTTGTGATGAGGTATGAAAGAGGTTTTTGTGTGATTTGATACAATGTAAGAATGTATATGTCGCTACCAAATATCTATAAATATTGAGAAATCTCATTGTCTCGCTTCATTGCAGAAaccacttcttcttcactaACACTTAACATCAAtagtctttttctttcgcTTGCTGCATTCTGTTGGCTTATCAATCCGGCATCAACAAGAGACGCCAAGACATAGTCAAAGTTGTATATTCTTGAAAGACTTTCTTTAGCATACAAGATATCATGCATTGTAGTATCTGTCTCAAACGGGTTAGAAGTGGTCATGACCATCATATTCTTCATCTCCTCAATTATATCACCAAGAGGTATCTCGGCAAACCCACTACGTCTCATTCGCTTCAACAATGCTGCAAGCACCAATTTCGCACCAAATGGCAACGACTTGATGTATTGTGCAAGTGGAGACTTAACACTCTCAACTATGGCCATCGATATGTGCTGAGTAGTCACAGCATAATTATCCAGttcttgttttgaaaactcTTGCTCGGCAATCTCAACTGCTCTTTTGCATATATTCAATGCCCGTCTTGCATCACCACtaacaccagcaacttTTCTAGCAGCAAAACCAATTGCATCATCAACTATGGTTACTTTATACTTGCTATGCTTAACAAGGCTGCTTAGCCGATGTCTAATGATGTCTCCTAGTTGATGGAAAGAATATCCTTTAAACTGGATTCTGCGCAACCCCATTCTAGATGAGATTTTATTGGAAAGCATTCTTTCAGGCAAATCCATTGTGTTTGCAACAGCAATAACAATCAAGCTCGAAGTACTATACGTGGGccaattaaaaaaattgtacaTGACATTCTGTTGCTTTTGTGCAACCTGGTCCAATTCATCCATGAGCACAACTAGTGGTTCCTTTGGTTTATCGTTTTTGAAATATTCTTCCAACAAAACAGCAGCATTACTATCAGTAACTCGATCGCCACTTATATGCTGCCAAAGCATACCATATGCTGCTGTTGACGACAAAAGTTTCAATCCATTGATTTCCAAGAAACTGAATTTCCGCATTTCACCCATATCGGCCACTTCTGTCATTTGACGGATTATTTCCTTGATTGTTGCTGTTTTCCCCATCCCCGGAACACCACTCACGTATACACAACACCCGCTCCCTTCGTTTATTGCGCTTTCAAGATTGGCCCAAATTGCCATAAATTCATCTTCTCGGCCTGGAAGGGCATCCAAACGATGTGAAGTgtgtaatttttgtttaagTTGATGGAAAGCTTCCGACTTGGGATCAAGTAACAGACCTTTCTTTGTAGGTGATGTAAATGAAGGTAGAGGACTTTGATTTGCAATGattctcatttttttctttggtgtAACAATGGAGTATATTTCGTCTATTGGTGTTTGCTCTGAATGAGTTTCAGCTTCTAGATCGGGAGCAGTGATTATTGTTTTAGCCTTTTTCAATGGTGACTTGCGGTTTATAAAAGCAGGTCCACCACCACGTCCACCACCACGACTATTTCCACGACTACCACCACGACTACCACCACGTCCACTACCACGTGTGCCCTCTGTTCGTGATTTAGTTTTGCTCTTTAAAGTCGATGACGATTCTCGCTCAAAATCGGAAGCATCACTTTCATCCAGTTTGACTTCCTCctctgatgatgatgatgatgattcaACCACTGCCGACTCCAGTGAGTTAAGATCTGActcttctatttcttctAATTGGGGTGTGTCCACTGCATCATCGTTAGACTCGATTTCCTCGtgctttctcttttgctttcttaTAGCTCCACCTTTCTTGTTTCCCATTTCATCCAGtactttctcttcctcttgttgttgttgttgtttctgtgGTTGTTCTTGCAACTTTTTCCTATTGAAAAGCATTTTCttaacaacatcaacaaattgatCGGCATTTTTGTGGAAATTCTGCATCATGTCTCCAAAATCAAACGGTTCtgttattttctctttttcatttgtggCTCGTCGACACATAAATGTCGtatcttttgttgattCGTCTATAACTATTCCTTCGAAATCCTTTACTGGAAGCACTGTGACTTTATTGATTATATTTCCCAATTGGATTTCGTCGAGGTAAGGTGTAAGAAAAATTTCATTGTTGACCACATCGACATCTTGCGGGATCTGTTCTACTTCATCTTTTGTACAGAACCAGATTACAAATACTTCGATAAACTGATTAATACCAAATCTGATTTCTTTGATAATTGCAATTGATGTCGAGTCTCCGGAAGATACCAAAATGGTTGACCCAGTTTTTACTTCCAATTGATCCAGTTGTCGTCGCAAAACAATCTCATCAGAAACACTACTCTTCTTGTCAGCTCTTCTTCGAGTCCTAGTTTGTCTCTCCCCATCTTGCTCGCTTGACTGGGTATAGTCCCATCCTTTGATGCCGTTGGTGATGGTGCTGCTCATTGAATAGTGATACACATGTGGTGTGGTCTACAGTTAATTCCGCGcacaaattttttaaaaatgcgtatgtatatatatatatatatatacatttatatGTTTGTGAATATGTAAGGTTGTTACAGGAATTTGTGTATAACTCTATGCACTATATAAGTCCTACTTAAATATCAATATAGGTTCACCAACATTAACAATCTCCTCCAAGTTCAACCTAATGTCGAATGCCTTTGACAATATAATCTTGAATATCTTTTGTACGTTTATAGAGTGGCTTGTAGAACAGAAAATTACTGGGGCTTTCATTGCGGCGCCGAATTTCTTGGCCTGTTGTGTTATTTCGATTTGGTCCTGGAATGGTAGGTCTATAAACTGATCATACTTGGTGCCCACTAGAAATGGGATGGCAGTCTTGTTGAACCCTCGTACTTGTCTGTACCACTCCTTTATCGAATTCAATGTCGATTTACGTGTTAGATCAAACATAAATAGAATTGCAACAGCATCATTGGAAACTAGCGGTAGCATATTGataaattctttttgtccACCCAAATCCCAAATAGAAAACATTATTGTAGTGTTGCGTATCTGTATTCGTTTATCCATGAAATTTACTCCTAAAGTTTGAATGTAATCTTCGTCAAATGACCCTTCAACGTATTTCACCATTAGTGAGGTCTTGCCAATTTGAGAGTCTCCTATGAGTCCAATTTTTAGCGACACCCTGGGAGTATATTAAGTTAGTAAcatccttttttcttttattattatccattcctattttttttattttcgcttctttttcttctgatTTGATAAGGAGAAAAGGGTTAAGAAACAGGGGACAAAATACAAGTGTTTTTCTGAGTTGACACATACTGGTTCTGCTCTTCGCTTTGTTCTTGATTATAATCATCTGCTTCCATGATGGTTTAGCTGTAATTTGTTtatcttgtttgtttgctttattTGGTTTATCTTGTTTATTTGCTTTATGTGGTTGTGTGTTTATGATCCAGAGGTAAACAttcaaagaggaaaaaatcaaaaaggcAAAATGTGACAAGTTGATAAATTGTATGAGCGCGCAAAAACAACTAATCTGGAGTATGCGATAATCTTTTAGTAGTTTGCAAACCTATACAAACATTAAAAGGGTCATTTGCAAGCTattggaaaaaggaaatggaaatggaaaatgggaAATTTTTAAGGGCctaaaaataacaaaagaaagtaacaaaaaaaaaatacaaatttaATAATCTCTATAAAATATTCAGGGGTTGATGAACCAAAGTcaaagtgaaaaagaaaaagaaaaagaaaaggaaaaggaaaaagattgTGATTGATACATATATGTCAGATGTTTACTTCTTCGATAATGTCCATTCTAAAGCTCTgaatgttttcttttcttttttgtttgtctatatatatatgtatatgtgcacacaaaaaggaaaaaaaacattttacTTTAAAAACATGTAAGCTGATCCCAATCCTAAGCATGCAACGCTAAACCACCAGTACTTGTCCATCGACTCGTCGTGGGTTTGTCTAATGGCATTAGTTCTATACTGGTTCTCCAATGATCTCTTGATcctgcttcttcttgatTTGGAATTGCTCTTGCTGCTGTCGTCATCATTCAATTCAGAGTCTGTCTCTGAGGCAGCATCAGTGGGGTTTAATGCATAGGTGGGCAACATTAATGGGGGCTTGTAGGCCAAATATAATGGTTGCATTTTGCTTCCGTCGAATTGGTAAATTTGTAAGGTCCATCTTCCGTGGTATGGGTCAACGTACTTTTGGTATGTTTTAAAGTATGTTGATTGAACATATCTACTATAAGTTGATACGTTTGGGTCGTCTTGGTTGCATGGGTCGCTCAACAACTGTCTTCCATCAACGGCGATTGGTGTTAGCATAACTGAACCGTTGCTAGCGATTTCGTATGTTCCGTGTTGGTAGGTTACGGAAGCAACGGGACATGAATGGTTTTTGGGGTTGGAGACAACCCTATACAATGCTTCTTCGTAGTGTCCGTCTTTGGTGAAGGAGTATGAGATTCCTGGCAAGTCTGGTTCAATCAAGAGTTCTTCCACTGGGTCGTAGAACCCAGGGCCAGTGAACACAGTGTTTGATTTCGAGGTCCATGTGCCTTCCAATTCTTCCATCAGCGGATCTGCTGCTACAAAAGTAGCCAAGGCGAATATCAGTATGAGAAACTGTTTTAGCATAGTGGCTCAAGTTAGAATTATGGTGTGCTTAATAGTTAGCGAGTGTAGAACTAAGGAGGCAAGAGTGGAAAAGTCAATGTGcgtgtgtgtctgtgtgtgtgtgtgtgtatacgTCTGTCTGTATGAGAACAAGGGTATGAGTCGATGGAATTAGttggaaatagaaaaaaaaaagtcctGCCAATAGTTGATTCGTTTCTAgtctttgaaaaaatggaaaaaaaagttcaGGTGTATAAACTAAAAGAtggttttcttcttgattctcttactttctttcttttgttctttctctttgctttggtacagttaaaaaaaatgaataaaaaaattaaaattccCTCAGTATATAAGCAAAATGCTTCAGAATAGTCAAATAAGTTGTCTtgaacaaagcaaaagtgTTTGTGGTTTTATTTAGCAacagaaaattaaaaataaaattaaaaataaaaaataaaaaaaaactgtgTGCGCGAAAATCCAAAATTGAATCTACAATTGTTTATCTTAGTAGATGTAGTGACTAGCAGTCTCTTGTTAAAAGGAAATTTCGAGTTGTGCTCTTGATTAATGGAAAGAAGGAATATATAAGTCTTCAGCagctgtttttttttgtttttaatggTGTAAAGTTCAATGTTGAAGTCTTTAGTATTGAAATGTTTGGGAGATTATGGCAAAGCAGccatcttttccttttttcttccttttttcttccttttcattttttttattaacaTTTGCTCTTTTGTGTTTCTTCCAGCTTTTctcttaaaaaaaaaataaaggagtATTTGTTTGTCAAGAGAGGAGGCTTGGTATGTGTCGCGTTTCAGATTgggaataataataaaaaaaaaaaaaataaaaagaaaagaaacagttTAAGACATGTTTTtctatatatgtatgtattaGCTAAGTCACGTGAGTTTTATTTGCGACATACAATTAGTGACATTcacaaatgaaaattgaaaattaaaaaaataaaaataaaacataaaaaaaaaacaaggctGTGctgtttgtatttttttttggcttctgTACCTTCctctctttgtctctctttgtctctttttcgTTCTCTCTACAAATATTTGACGTGTTTGtgcttctcttctctctctattaCCACCACCCCCTCTCCCCCCTACCTGGcttattgttgctgtttcGAGGATAAGGAGGGAAACacgaaaacaaatatatatatatatatattcatacAACATCTACAACAGTATAAATGTCAAAAACAAGAGGAAAATGCATTTTACACCAAGCAAATTACTCTGCCATTCCCATCCTTCTTGGTAAGCAATCTCTTGGAAAgtaagaaaaatagaaaaaagagacaaagagacaaagagacaaagagagagacTATTattaaaatatatatatataacaagaaaataataacaGGAAATGCGTTTATGGTGAAAGGTGAAGATTAAATTAATCCGGTGTATCACGTGGTCAAATAATAGACGAAAAAATAATGTCTATACAAACCATCCACTACCAATTTTTAATCAAATTCATTTATATTAATTATATTTCTCTCTACAAACCactaaacaattttttaatttattgtAAAAGtcattaaaaaatatatattgcAAGCTGTCTATCACTATAATTAAAATCACATAGTATAAGAattgaataaaagaaaaagaaaaataatatatatatatatatataagagAAAACAACTGTATGAAAACATGTTCAAAAACAGTAATGCAAGAATAGAATATCGAAGCACTTCACTAGCTTCTTTtcgccttttttttttttgaaaaaaaaaaaataaaaaaataaaaaccattttaaaaaaaactccCTCTTTTTAAAGCCtcatttgtttgttggATTATTTGTGTGTCTGTTGATCTTCTGCTCCTTCACCAAGCTCCCTTCATTTCTCTCGACTGGTTGATCAGTGTCCGTAATTTCTTTGTAAGCATCACTGGACTCTCATTGTCATTCATCGATGTAGCTGCACTACCCACACTATCACTTCTTCCACTTACACTGCCTTGGTTCATCATCGAAGCGTGCGGTTTATCAAACACATcaaatttatcaaatttgtcaaatttgtcaaattTATCAGAATTACTGCACTCATAGGTATTCGACATCGACGAAGTTACACTAGACTGCGAAGTGTTCCATCTAATGTTTAGACCAACCAATGGTTCTGGAGTATTGCGCCATTGACTGTGGGCAAAAGAATTGCACTTGTGAAACTTATTTGCAGTTGACTGCaaatgttgctgctgttgttgctgttgttgttgctgttgttgctgttgttgttgctgctgttgttgttgctgatatTGTCGTGGGAGGGGCAATGAAACTGGAATCATGGTTGAACTCAAGTTATTATTCAATTGGTAAGGTGCTGGAATAGACCGTTTGGCCAGGCTTGGTGGGGTAGACGTTTGGAAAAGAGATCTTTGCTGTGTTACAGCATATGGAATGACGGGTGTTGGCATTGATGAAACATCACTTGTAAAATTAAATTGAGAAGGTGCACAGgaattgttattgttattgttgtgaTTTTGGTTCTGGTTTGGGTTCTGGTAAttaatttgttgttgctgaggtggtggtggcaACATAGATGAATTGCTGCATGTTGTGGCCGGTGTAGTTGAGCGAGGTACAGTAGACTCGGTTGACGAGACAGAGGACGACCTTGATGAGTGATAttggttttggaaaatagGCACCAGTAATGGCGCCAAAAGTGGTGCACCTTCTGTAAACAATGAGTGCTGTTGCCCCAGGCTTTTGTATCGAATTGAAATCAGTTGGTATAAAAACTGTGGTGCGCTAAAATCAAACAAGTTGAGTAAAAAATCAGAGCTATCGAGCACAGCCTTGACCAAATTTCTCTTTATGAAATTGTACCTCAACTGATCAAAACTTAAAACATTGTCGCAATCACTGTTTAAAACTTGATAATTGGGACTCAGCTCGTCAATATTGAACACCTCATTGATCAAGTCAAGTGCAACTTGACCCAATTCTAAAGAGTTGACATCAATCAACTCAGAATTGTACAATGCAGCATAGCTCAAGTACTCCTTAACTTTGAACAATTCACCACCATAGTTACCAAATACCACTACTACACCACCATTGTTACAGCCTTCACCATTATTGTTTTGGCTATAGCCACCACTACTATGTTGTTGCTCCAATATGCTAAATTCGTGACTAGCAACAATAAACTCTTCAATGGATGGATCATTCAAGTTCCATTCCAAAGTGTTCAACACGTGTACTTCCATCTGCTTAAACATACCTTGGTCGTATTTACACTTTACTCCACACAATTTAACCAATTCGTGTAATTTGGGCATGCGGAATCTTTCTGTGGGGCCAATAAATTTGCCTCCAGCACCAAATCCCAAGTCACTAATAGTCTTAAAGTTGTGTGCGCCTATTCTTTCAAGGTTGTTCAAGTTGACAAAATGGTTGTTGCCACCAACCATTTTACTGGTGATCCATAAACATGTAGTAATGATCAATTGAGCCTGGTCGAGCAACACCACTCTTTTGGAACAATACCTGTCAAAGAGCTTCACTGCtttgaaaaacacaaacGGGAGAACCTTGAGTCTCACAGACATTTTGAGTAAGAAATCGACAAGTTTCAATCTAATGGCAAATGTAAGGTATGGTTGCTGCTTGTATAGGGAAATGTTTGGTTTGCTAATCTCCAAAAGTTGAAGCATTGTGTCTCTGACATCTAGGCTATATTCTTGTAGTGCTTGCTCGTGGATATGGAGCTCAGACTCATACAATTCTTGTGGATACTGAACCTGTTGGAAAGTTTttggttgctgttgttgttgttgct
It includes:
- the TSR2 gene encoding rRNA accumulation- protein (BUSCO:EOG09264ZDJ) encodes the protein MTSIDTTEFVEVEHGTLKFENETQQAKFELGVCMAVYKWDELATAVENSWGGANSAEKRDWISGIVIDLFTESKAVDVQLIEETLLYAMVDEFDTEVDNDSALEIAALVMKFYKEVAERRYNLIDELYAKWLEKGQNKSSAPVKVEEDPNNPDSDDDDDEEEEEEEEEEQRQHIHSSGDAMEVDTEPSSRNQPIVDDDGFELVTKGRRR
- the HGC1 gene encoding cyclin; the encoded protein is MMMNVTRPLTPQSIKSDQQSKSRFPLDQNSLLQQQQQQQPKTFQQVQYPQELYESELHIHEQALQEYSLDVRDTMLQLLEISKPNISLYKQQPYLTFAIRLKLVDFLLKMSVRLKVLPFVFFKAVKLFDRYCSKRVVLLDQAQLIITTCLWITSKMVGGNNHFVNLNNLERIGAHNFKTISDLGFGAGGKFIGPTERFRMPKLHELVKLCGVKCKYDQGMFKQMEVHVLNTLEWNLNDPSIEEFIVASHEFSILEQQHSSGGYSQNNNGEGCNNGGVVVVFGNYGGELFKVKEYLSYAALYNSELIDVNSLELGQVALDLINEVFNIDESSPNYQVLNSDCDNVLSFDQLRYNFIKRNLVKAVLDSSDFLLNLFDFSAPQFLYQSISIRYKSSGQQHSLFTEGAPLLAPLSVPIFQNQYHSSRSSSVSSTESTVPRSTTPATTCSNSSMLPPPPQQQQINYQNPNQNQNHNNNNNNSCAPSQFNFTSDVSSMPTPVIPYAVTQQRSLFQTSTPPSSAKRSIPAPYQLNNNLSSTMIPVSLPLPRQYQQQQQQQQQQQQQQQQQQQQQQHLQSTANKFHKCNSFAHSQWRNTPEPLVGLNIRWNTSQSSVTSSMSNTYECSNSDKFDKFDKFDKFDVFDKPHASMMNQGSVSGRSDSVGSAATSMNDNESPVMLTKKLRTSINQSREMKGAW
- the ORC1 gene encoding Origin recognition complex, subunit 1, whose protein sequence is MSSTITNGIKGWDYTQSSEQDGERQTRTRRRADKKSSVSDEIVLRRQSDQLEVKTGSTILVSSGDSTSIAIIKEIRFGINQFIEVFVIWFCTKDEVEQIPQDVDVVNNEIFLTPYLDEIQLGNIINKVTVLPVKDFEGIVIDESTKDTTFMCRRATNEKEKITEPFDFGDMMQNFHKNADQFVDVVKKMLFNRKKLQEQPQKQQQQQEEEKVSDEMGNKKGGAIRKQKRKHEEIESNDDAVDTPQLEEIEESDLNSSESAVVESSSSSSEEEVKSDESDASDFERESSSTLKSKTKSRTEGTRGSGRGGSRGGSRGNSRGGGRGGGPAFINRKSPLKKAKTIITAPDLEAETHSEQTPIDEIYSIVTPKKKMRIIANQSPLPSFTSPTKKGSLLDPKSEAFHQLKQKLHTSHRLDALPGREDEFMAIWANLESAINEGSGCCVYVSGVPGMGKTATIKEIIRQMTEVADMGEMRKFSFLEINGLKLLSSTAAYGMLWQHISGDRVTDSNAAVLLEEYFKNDKPKEPLVVLMDELDQVAQKQQNVMYNFFNWPTYSTSSLIVIAVANTMDLPERMLSNKISSRMGLRRIQFKGYSFHQLGDIIRHRLSSLVKHSKYKVTIVDDAIGFAARKVAGVSGDARRALNICKRAVEIAEQEFSKQESDNYAVTTQHISMAIVESVKSPLAQYIKSLPFGAKLVLAALLKRMRRSGFAEIPLGDIIEEMKNMMVMTTSNPFETDTTMHDILYAKESLSRIYNFDYVLASLVDAGLISQQNAASERKRLLMLSVSEEEVVSAMKRDNEISQYL
- the SPG1 gene encoding septum-promoting GTP-binding protein 1 (BUSCO:EOG092644X6), with the translated sequence MEADDYNQEQSEEQNQVSLKIGLIGDSQIGKTSLMVKYVEGSFDEDYIQTLGVNFMDKRIQIRNTTIMFSIWDLGGQKEFINMLPLVSNDAVAILFMFDLTRKSTLNSIKEWYRQVRGFNKTAIPFLVGTKYDQFIDLPFQDQIEITQQAKKFGAAMKAPVIFCSTSHSINVQKIFKIILSKAFDIRLNLEEIVNVGEPILIFK
- the LOT5 gene encoding low temperature responsive protein yields the protein MSPSIKLIHEQPNVENTILYHAYRASSPARFSSGDDDKFIMYGGSGSCSIISGTLRNFTSDQCSIFVLSSCFIIWSETDGLGFEIPYQSIYLHALDDTGMLYLQIENNRLHESDENTVELRLLPNQEDSSSLSNPLFREMNGGALDIYHAMNTCSAMHPDPDDENEEEEEHSELPLAIPSNWLEKEFIANSGQADDLNDYEIRDGHAGMSVGIGYGPIAGIKRDAGGDERAGSGLPNKRNRTLQ
- the ROT1 gene encoding Reversal of tor2 lethality — translated: MLKQFLISIFALATFVAADPSMEELEGTWTSKSNTVFTGPGFYDPVEELLIEPDLPGISYSFTKDGHYEEALYRVVSNPKNHSCPVASVTYQHGTYEIASNGSVMLTPIAVDGRQLLSDPCNQDDPNVSTYSRYVQSTYFKTYQKYVDPYHGRWTLQIYQFDGSKMQPLYLAYKPPLMLPTYALNPTDAASETDSELNDDDSSKSNSKSRRSRIKRSLENQYRTNAIRQTHDESMDKYWWFSVACLGLGSAYMFLK